Proteins co-encoded in one Seriola aureovittata isolate HTS-2021-v1 ecotype China chromosome 1, ASM2101889v1, whole genome shotgun sequence genomic window:
- the gatm gene encoding glycine amidinotransferase, mitochondrial: MLRVRCLRGGSRGAEAAHLIGAMLGRAVTGWVQRAFQSTSSAGAAQMQHVVEVEHVTEPVLQECPVCSYNEWDPLEEVIVGRAENAQVPPFTVEVKANTYEKYWPFYQKHGGQSFPADHLNKAVAEIEEMCNILRHEGVNVRRPEPINWSLEYKTPDFTSSGMYAAMPRDILMVVGNEIIEAPMAWRARFFEYRAYRPLIKEYFSKGAKWTTAPKPTMADELYDQDYPIRTVEDRHKLAAEGKFVTTEHEPCFDAADFIRAGRDLFVQRSQVTNYMGIEWMRRHLAPDYKIHIISFKDPNPMHIDATFNIIGPGLVLSNPDRPCRQVDMFKKAGWTIVKPPTPLIPDDHPLWMSSKWLSMNVLMLDEKRVMVDANESTIHKMFENLGIKTVKVNIRHANSLGGGFHCWTTDVRRRGTLQSYFH, from the exons ATGCTGCGAGTAAGGTGTCTGAGAGGAGGTAGCAGGGGGGCCGAGGCTGCCCATCTGATCGGAGCCATG cTTGGCCGGGCGGTGACTGGATGGGTGCAGAGGGCTTTTCAGAGCACTTCAAGTGCAGGAGCTGCACAGATGCAGCATGTGGTTGAAGTGGAACATGTTACTGAGCCTGTGCTGCAGGAATGTCCTGTCTGCAGCTACAATGAATGGGACCCTCTCGAGGAAGTGATTGTGGGTCGTGCTGAAAATGCCCAAGTGCCTCCCTTCACCGTGGAAGTGAAA GCTAACACATATGAGAAGTACTGGCCATTCTACCAGAAGCATGGCGGCCAGTCTTTTCCTGCGGACCACTTGAACAAAGCTGTTGCTGAGATTGAAGAAATGTGCAATATCCTGCGTCATGAGGGCGTCAATGTGAGGAGGCCGGAACCCATCAACTGGTCCCTGGAATACAAAACTCCAGATTTCACATcctcag GTATGTATGCTGCCATGCCCAGAGACATCCTTATGGTTGTGGGAAATGAGATTATTGAGGCTCCTATGGCCTGGAGAGCTCGCTTCTTTGAATACCGGGCCTACAGACCTTTGATCAAGGAATACTTCAGTAAAGGTGCTAAATGGACCACTGCTCCCAAACCCACTATGGCTGATGAGCTGTACGATCAG GACTACCCCATCCGCACAGTGGAGGACAGACACAAGCTGGCCGCCGAGGGGAAGTTTGTGACCACGGAGCACGAGCCCTGCTTCGATGCTGCTGATTTCATTCGAGCTGGGCGGGACCTTTTCGTACAGAGGAGTCAG GTTACAAATTACATGGGAATTGAATGGATGCGTCGTCATCTAGCCCCAGACTACAAGATCCACATCATCTCTTTCAAGGATCCTAACCCCATGCACATTGATGCCACTTTTAACATCATCGGGCCAGGACTGGTGCTGTCAAACCCTGATCGCCCGTGTCGCCAG GTTGACATGTTCAAGAAGGCCGGCTGGACAATTGTGAAACCTCCAACACCTCTCATCCCTGATG aCCACCCGCTGTGGATGTCCTCCAAATGGTTGTCCATGAATGTCCTGATGTTGGATGAAAAGCGTGTTATGGTTGACGCCAACGAATCCACCATTCACAAAATGTTCGAGAACCTCG GTATCAAGACCGTAAAGGTGAACATTCGCCATGCCAACTCCCTGGGTGGCGGCTTCCACTGCTGGACAACTGATGTCCGCCGCCGTGGTACCCTGCAGTCCTACTTCCACTAG